The Sulfitobacter sp. S223 genome has a window encoding:
- the tpiA gene encoding triose-phosphate isomerase, with amino-acid sequence MRRKLAAGNWKMNGTAACLAELGALHKMLPTAPPEVVICPPAPLLFRAHEAARGTGIEIGAQDCHMEASGAFTGDISASLIADTGALYVIVGHSERRDAHEERDRDVRKKAKAAWAAGLTAIICIGETLEDHEANNTLDIIAGQLAGSLPDQMTGTNTVIAYEPIWAIGTGKVPTLEQIVEVHDFIRAKLETRYGADIADMVPLLYGGSVKPDNAATIFQAANVDGALVGGASLKAVDFAPIIQALADS; translated from the coding sequence ATGCGACGCAAACTGGCAGCAGGTAACTGGAAGATGAACGGCACCGCGGCATGTCTTGCCGAATTGGGTGCCTTGCACAAAATGCTGCCAACGGCACCGCCCGAGGTTGTGATCTGCCCGCCCGCTCCACTGCTGTTCCGCGCCCATGAGGCCGCACGCGGCACCGGAATCGAGATTGGCGCACAGGATTGCCATATGGAGGCCAGCGGCGCCTTTACCGGCGATATTTCCGCGTCCTTGATCGCGGATACTGGCGCGCTCTATGTCATTGTTGGCCATTCAGAGCGCCGCGATGCACATGAAGAACGCGATCGAGATGTGCGCAAGAAAGCCAAGGCTGCTTGGGCCGCAGGCCTGACCGCCATCATTTGTATCGGTGAGACCCTTGAGGATCACGAAGCCAACAACACGCTCGACATCATTGCAGGCCAGCTTGCAGGCTCACTGCCCGATCAGATGACAGGCACCAACACCGTCATCGCCTATGAACCGATCTGGGCAATTGGCACCGGCAAGGTGCCGACACTGGAACAGATTGTCGAAGTGCATGATTTCATCCGTGCCAAGCTTGAGACACGCTATGGTGCGGATATCGCGGATATGGTCCCGCTGCTTTATGGCGGATCGGTCAAGCCGGACAATGCCGCGACCATCTTTCAGGCGGCCAATGTCGATGGCGCGCTGGTTGGCGGCGCATCGTTGAAGGCCGTTGATTTCGCGCCGATCATTCAGGCGCTAGCAGACAGCTAA
- a CDS encoding 2-oxoglutarate and iron-dependent oxygenase domain-containing protein — protein MIKEKAMIPSIDLQALSAEDPAALDAMREAATGVGFATVHNTALSSARVHEVIEMYRAFFKLPESAKQPYSMAGTGTNRGWGAAGTEQVDPDANPDYKQYFDSGVRLAADDPRAQMPVYAPNIWPAQPEGFEQVISAYYDDAREVAMAVLRGVAQSIGAPRDAFDAGFETPMALLRGNYYPSRPAWAGAKDFGIATHTDYGCLTLLATDGSPGLEVRKRGGGWIPISAEPGTFVINFGEMMEAWTDGRVRATPHRVVGGSNERISVPLFFNPSHDTNVAPLGSGKVVLAGEHLAARFGETYLHLKKS, from the coding sequence ATGATAAAGGAGAAGGCGATGATCCCGTCTATCGATCTACAAGCGCTCAGCGCCGAAGACCCTGCCGCACTTGACGCCATGCGCGAAGCGGCCACCGGTGTCGGATTTGCGACCGTTCACAACACGGCGCTGTCTTCGGCCCGCGTGCACGAAGTGATCGAGATGTACCGCGCCTTCTTCAAACTGCCCGAAAGCGCGAAACAGCCATATAGCATGGCGGGAACAGGGACCAATCGTGGCTGGGGGGCTGCGGGGACCGAACAGGTCGATCCCGATGCAAACCCCGATTACAAGCAGTATTTCGACAGTGGTGTTCGGCTGGCTGCAGATGATCCGCGCGCGCAGATGCCGGTTTATGCGCCAAACATCTGGCCTGCACAGCCCGAAGGGTTCGAGCAGGTGATCAGCGCCTATTACGATGACGCGCGTGAGGTTGCGATGGCGGTGCTGCGCGGTGTGGCGCAATCCATTGGTGCGCCGCGCGATGCATTCGATGCAGGCTTCGAGACGCCGATGGCTCTGCTGCGCGGCAATTACTATCCGTCGCGCCCTGCATGGGCCGGTGCCAAGGATTTTGGCATTGCCACCCATACCGATTATGGGTGCCTGACCCTATTGGCCACGGATGGCTCTCCGGGGCTTGAGGTGCGCAAGCGGGGCGGTGGCTGGATACCTATCAGCGCCGAGCCGGGCACCTTCGTGATAAACTTTGGCGAGATGATGGAGGCATGGACCGACGGGCGTGTGCGGGCCACGCCGCACCGCGTCGTCGGCGGCAGCAACGAGCGGATATCTGTGCCGCTGTTCTTCAACCCTTCCCACGATACCAACGTGGCGCCGCTCGGATCGGGCAAGGTTGTGCTGGCAGGAGAGCATTTGGCGGCCCGTTTCGGGGAAACCTATTTGCATCTTAAGAAGTCATGA
- a CDS encoding HD domain-containing protein: MNAAYEAEVLRVWGAAVDGAHDVWHLRRVWALARRIAAIEGGDLEVIEAACFLHDIVNPPKDDPARAQAAALSAAHAAAFLEGRGMAEEKINTVVHAIEAHSFSAGLRAQSVEAQVVQDADRLEALGALGIARCFNVSGQMGGALFHGADPLAQSRALDDRAYALDHFEVKLLRVAETLNTATAREMAQERVAFMKSFRDQLVSEIAV, encoded by the coding sequence ATGAACGCGGCCTATGAGGCCGAGGTTTTGCGCGTTTGGGGGGCGGCCGTAGACGGGGCGCATGATGTCTGGCACCTGCGCCGTGTCTGGGCGTTGGCGCGCCGGATCGCGGCCATAGAGGGGGGCGACCTTGAGGTTATCGAGGCTGCGTGTTTCCTGCATGACATCGTGAACCCGCCCAAGGATGATCCGGCCCGCGCACAGGCCGCAGCGCTTTCTGCCGCCCATGCCGCCGCTTTTCTTGAGGGGAGAGGGATGGCTGAAGAAAAGATAAACACCGTTGTGCATGCCATTGAAGCGCATAGTTTTTCCGCAGGCTTACGTGCGCAGAGCGTGGAGGCGCAGGTGGTGCAGGATGCGGACCGGCTTGAGGCTTTGGGCGCGTTGGGGATCGCGCGCTGCTTCAATGTGTCTGGCCAGATGGGGGGCGCGTTGTTTCACGGGGCGGACCCGTTGGCGCAATCGCGCGCCTTGGATGACCGCGCTTATGCGCTGGATCATTTCGAGGTAAAGCTGTTGCGTGTGGCAGAGACATTGAACACCGCCACCGCGCGCGAGATGGCGCAGGAGCGCGTCGCGTTCATGAAAAGCTTCCGCGACCAACTGGTATCCGAGATCGCCGTCTAG